ATTATCCCCAGCGAAACAAAAGCCGCGATCAAAATATCCTCACCGGTGATATTGCCGAAAAGACGAAGGGCCAGTGAAAAGGGGCGGGCCAGTTCGCCGATGACGTGAATCGGCAGATTTATCGGCGCCAGCGCCCAGGTGACCGCATCGGTAGGCGAACCGAGAAGGTGATGAAAATATCCCCAGAGCCCCAGCCGACGAACGCCGGTGTACTGAACATAAAGAAATACCGTAATGGCCAGCGCCGCGGTGGTGTTTATCGAGGAAGTCGAGGATTTGAAAAACGGTACCAGCCCGATCAGATTCATAAACCAGATATAAAGAAAAAGTGTCCCCAGAAAAGGAGTGTACTTCCGGGCCTCTTTCCCCATCACAGAGATGAAAAGATTATCCAGATTTTCCAGAATCATCTCCACAAAATTCTGCAATTTGCCCGGTATCATCTGTCGCTTGCGGTAAGTAATCACCGCCACGGTGATCATCATCAGGGAAACAACGCCGGCATAGATGAGAGCATCATAATGATGCGCAAAGGATTTGTTGATGAAGGTGAGAAGGTTGGGGAGCTCGTGCGACTCTTCCTGCCCCTTTTCCACCACTTTATGAGTCGTTTCGGAAGTCGTCAGTATTTGAAAAAGAAGACTATTAAGCACGTTTCAATTCTTCCTTCTTCGTGTCCTCTTCCAGATAATCAAGTTTCAGAACAGCTCTTCCGGCGGCCTTGAGGACAATAACCAGAAGGCTCACGGTGAAGCCGATCACAAGCAGGAGGGGCTGAAAATAATCAGAGACCATCATCAGGTAACCTGAGAGATATAATAACGGGAACTTTATCAGGAGAAAAACCAGGGCAGCAGCCTTGTCGGCCCCCTCAGGGCGCAGGGTCGTACGAATGAGCAGGGCCAAAAAATAGAGATTGACCATACCCCAGATAATTCCGGTGA
This DNA window, taken from Candidatus Zixiibacteriota bacterium, encodes the following:
- the atpB gene encoding F0F1 ATP synthase subunit A; protein product: MLNSLLFQILTTSETTHKVVEKGQEESHELPNLLTFINKSFAHHYDALIYAGVVSLMMITVAVITYRKRQMIPGKLQNFVEMILENLDNLFISVMGKEARKYTPFLGTLFLYIWFMNLIGLVPFFKSSTSSINTTAALAITVFLYVQYTGVRRLGLWGYFHHLLGSPTDAVTWALAPINLPIHVIGELARPFSLALRLFGNITGEDILIAAFVSLGIMFMGLFGSPIGFPFQIPFILLAMLTSTIQALVFTMLSAIYFFMVMPHEEH